A genomic segment from Streptomyces sp. NBC_00459 encodes:
- a CDS encoding winged helix-turn-helix transcriptional regulator has protein sequence MTDHDVHCLDFVADCRLRAATDLFTHTWDPVVLAALRLGPRRRRELLTAIGGISDKVLSESLHRLLAAGLLDRHAHAEAPPRVEYALTGLGQSLVEGPMTALGHWAVEHADELLKARESSTSGGL, from the coding sequence ATGACTGACCACGACGTTCACTGCCTCGACTTTGTCGCCGACTGCCGCCTGCGCGCGGCCACCGATCTCTTCACCCACACCTGGGATCCCGTCGTACTGGCGGCTCTTCGCCTGGGGCCGCGCCGACGCCGTGAGCTGCTCACCGCGATCGGCGGCATCAGCGACAAGGTTCTTTCCGAGTCCCTGCACCGTCTGCTCGCCGCCGGACTGCTCGACCGCCACGCACACGCCGAGGCGCCGCCGCGCGTCGAGTACGCCCTGACCGGCTTGGGACAGAGTCTGGTCGAGGGCCCGATGACGGCGCTCGGCCACTGGGCGGTCGAGCACGCCGACGAACTTCTCAAGGCCCGGGAGAGCAGTACCTCAGGAGGCTTGTGA
- a CDS encoding AI-2E family transporter, producing the protein MTATLSSSRARAALRTTARASAESLLILLMLAVALWILGRMWSVVWPLVVGLLLTTLTWPPTRFLRRRGWKPALAASTVTLLFLLVALGFVALIAVPVASQSGELTDGVVEGIQKLREWAAGPPLNIGDAQIDKAFDTAVSRAQDGLGSVVGVAVTGVSTVVNGLVTAVLALFLMFFFLKDGPRFLPWLAHQLPGRLAVDVPTVAARGWDTLGAFVRSQAIVGLLDAVLIGLGLWILGVPLVLPLAVLTFVSAFVPIIGALFAGFVAVLIALVSNGLTDALIVLAIIVVVQQLEGNVFQPMIQSRGLGLHAGAILLAVTLGGNLAGIVGSLLAVPVAALIAVVWNYVREQLSEPSQDPGTDESDAGAAVPS; encoded by the coding sequence GTGACTGCCACGTTGAGTTCCTCAAGAGCCCGCGCCGCGCTCCGCACGACGGCGCGTGCCTCCGCCGAGTCGCTGCTCATACTGTTGATGCTCGCCGTGGCCCTGTGGATCCTGGGCCGGATGTGGTCGGTCGTCTGGCCGCTCGTGGTCGGCCTGTTGCTGACCACACTGACCTGGCCACCGACCCGTTTCCTGCGTCGTCGCGGATGGAAACCCGCGCTGGCCGCATCGACCGTGACCTTGCTGTTCCTTCTGGTCGCCCTGGGCTTCGTGGCACTGATCGCGGTACCGGTGGCGTCCCAGTCCGGCGAGCTGACCGACGGCGTGGTCGAAGGCATCCAGAAGCTGCGCGAGTGGGCCGCCGGGCCGCCGTTGAACATCGGTGACGCCCAGATCGACAAGGCCTTCGACACCGCGGTCTCCCGCGCACAGGACGGCCTGGGCAGCGTGGTCGGCGTTGCCGTCACGGGAGTGAGCACCGTGGTGAACGGCTTGGTCACCGCCGTCCTGGCTCTCTTCCTGATGTTCTTCTTCCTCAAGGACGGCCCGCGGTTCCTGCCGTGGCTCGCCCATCAACTCCCCGGCCGGCTCGCCGTCGACGTCCCGACCGTGGCCGCGCGCGGCTGGGACACCCTGGGAGCGTTCGTACGTTCCCAGGCGATCGTCGGCCTGCTGGACGCCGTCCTGATCGGCCTGGGCCTGTGGATCCTCGGGGTACCCCTGGTGCTCCCGCTGGCCGTGCTGACCTTCGTCTCCGCGTTCGTGCCGATCATCGGCGCCCTGTTCGCCGGTTTCGTCGCCGTTCTCATCGCGCTGGTCTCCAACGGCCTGACGGACGCGCTGATCGTGCTGGCCATCATCGTCGTGGTGCAGCAGCTTGAGGGCAACGTGTTCCAGCCCATGATCCAGAGCCGTGGGCTCGGTCTCCACGCGGGCGCGATCCTGCTGGCGGTGACGCTGGGCGGCAACCTGGCCGGCATCGTGGGCAGCCTGCTCGCGGTCCCGGTCGCCGCACTGATCGCGGTGGTCTGGAACTACGTGCGCGAGCAGCTCAGCGAACCGTCACAGGATCCGGGAACCGACGAGTCGGACGCTGGAGCGGCTGTCCCGTCGTAG
- a CDS encoding NADPH-dependent F420 reductase, with product MRIGILGTGTLAAALGEGWARAGHEVAIGGRSQVKAERLAERLGHGVLAVSPREVVVGRDAVLLAVSWDGVEDTLKSVGAADGVLDGTPLIDPTNAVAHGVGTLLTGNVESMAGRIAGLAPGARVVKAFHLFPADRWTSPPDDGHSRVTVAMCGDDTAALDVVGELVRDVGGIPATLGALDRVRQLEEVAGFVIGLAFAGFDPNSAVPRVPSVDGPTSP from the coding sequence ATGCGTATCGGGATCCTGGGAACAGGGACACTCGCGGCGGCCCTGGGCGAGGGGTGGGCACGGGCGGGGCACGAGGTGGCGATCGGCGGGCGGTCGCAGGTGAAGGCGGAGAGGCTTGCCGAGCGGCTGGGGCACGGCGTGCTCGCCGTGTCGCCGCGCGAGGTGGTCGTCGGGCGCGATGCGGTGCTGCTGGCCGTGTCATGGGACGGCGTCGAGGACACGCTGAAATCGGTGGGCGCGGCAGACGGCGTACTCGACGGGACGCCGTTGATCGATCCCACGAACGCTGTGGCACACGGTGTCGGCACTCTGCTCACCGGAAACGTGGAGTCGATGGCGGGGCGGATCGCCGGGCTCGCTCCCGGAGCCCGGGTCGTGAAGGCGTTCCATCTCTTTCCCGCCGACCGGTGGACGAGCCCGCCCGACGACGGTCACTCCCGTGTGACGGTGGCGATGTGCGGCGACGACACGGCGGCACTGGACGTCGTCGGTGAACTGGTCCGTGACGTCGGCGGGATCCCGGCGACCCTGGGGGCGCTGGACCGCGTCCGCCAGTTGGAGGAGGTGGCGGGTTTCGTGATCGGCCTGGCCTTCGCGGGCTTCGACCCCAACTCCGCCGTCCCTCGGGTTCCCTCCGTCGACGGGCCCACCAGCCCGTAG
- the msrA gene encoding peptide-methionine (S)-S-oxide reductase MsrA, which yields MTAQTQRAVLAGGCFWGMEELIRRLPGVTATRVGYTGGDVPNATYRNHGTHAEAIEILFDPAGTDFRALLEFFFQIHDPSTKNRQGNDIGLSYRSAIYYVDDEQKRIAEDTIADVDASGLWPGKVVTEVEPVGPFWEAEPEHQDYLQRYPNGYTCHFPRPGWRLPARTEG from the coding sequence ATGACTGCGCAGACGCAGAGGGCAGTGCTGGCGGGTGGATGCTTCTGGGGAATGGAGGAGCTGATCCGCCGACTCCCGGGCGTGACGGCGACCCGGGTCGGATACACCGGCGGGGACGTCCCGAACGCGACGTACCGCAACCACGGCACGCACGCGGAGGCCATCGAGATCCTTTTCGACCCCGCGGGCACCGATTTCCGCGCGCTCCTGGAGTTCTTCTTCCAGATCCACGACCCGAGCACCAAGAACCGCCAGGGCAACGACATCGGTCTCAGCTACCGCTCGGCGATCTACTACGTGGACGACGAGCAGAAGCGGATCGCCGAGGACACGATCGCGGACGTGGACGCCTCCGGACTGTGGCCGGGCAAGGTCGTCACCGAGGTGGAGCCGGTCGGCCCCTTCTGGGAGGCCGAGCCCGAGCACCAGGACTATCTGCAGCGTTACCCGAACGGCTACACCTGCCACTTCCCGCGCCCGGGATGGCGGCTGCCGGCCCGCACGGAGGGCTGA